ACGATCGGATGGGTAAGCAAAACGCGCCAACACAGTGTTCGACTGGATACCGAAGCCGACCTATTGACCATCAAACTTCAGCGTCATCGCAAAAAAACGCGTCAGTTAGCAGACTCGGTTTTAACCGCCATGACCATTGGCTTCTTTGGCCAGTCGTCCGCTGGGAAACAGTATCTTATTTCAGCGCTAGCAGCGGATACTAATGGCCGCTTGGAAACCACGCTCGGGGGTAAAACGCTCGACTTTTGGCAGCAAATCAAGCCCTCTTATCAGGCCAGTGGCATTGTTACTCGATTCAATCATCAGACTGGCGTCCTTCATGAAAGCCATCCAGTCCTGCTTTCCTTACTGACTGAAATCGATATGGCCAGAATTGTAGCGGGTGCTTATTTGTTGGAAAATCAACAGAATGAATTGGATCATTCCCTTGATGAACAGCATATCGCCGAGCATTTACAACAGCTAACGATGCGCCGACAACCTTGTATCATCGCTGGGATGAGCAGTGACGATGTCATTGGCTTATGGGACTCTCTGGCCCGCCATGATGCACATCGTCAAAAGAAATTGGAGGCCCATTTTTGGCCTGCCGCGGTTGAATTGGCTCCTTATCTGAACATTGATGATCGCGCCAATTTATTCTCCGTGCTATGGGCCGAATGTCTCCCAATGACCGATGCATACCGCCATTTCGCCTACACGTTGCAACATCTAGGGGGAGCGACACAATTACTGGCACCACTGAGTGTGTTAGTCGACGATACCTTGCTACCGGCCAATGGCATCATGAATGTCGCCACCCTCAATGACTTAAATACTCCAGCTGACAGCCATATTCATGTGCTGCCATGGATCAACAATGAAGCAAGTCAATCGGTGACATTGTCACTTGCTGAATTAACCTTCTTGGCGATTGAATTGCAGATCCCACTGCCGATGTCCGCCAATAAAAATGCTTTTGAATCTGTGGACTTAGTCGATTTCCCTGATTTTAGCGACACCTATAATACGCCAACGACACTTGGATACGCGGCTTATCCGCTGGCGACACGTCTATCACAATCAAAAAATGACTTCCTACTTGAGCGCTACACGGATAAACAGCAGGTCAACTTACTCTTAGTGTGTCATGCGGCGGCGACACGCGATGATGTGAAGACGGTAGGCAAAGCACTGGATTATTGGGTTAAGCAGGCGCAAGGGGAAAATGCCCAAGTACGTGATCGGCGAAATCCTGGGCTTATCTGGGCGCTCACACCATTCGATCAACGGATGAGTACCGATCAACCCGAGAATGGCATGTCTCATCATGACGAAGCCGTGCAACGTTATGTTGGCAACCCCGGCGACAGTTGGGGAACGCTGTTGGCATTAGACGCGCGCGGCGTTGAACGAATGATGACTTATCTGACACAAGAAATTCGTCGAGATATCAAGACTGAACGTATCATCGAGCAATACCAAGAACTGCAACGGGAATTGACTGACAATTTGCTCGCCGATTGGGCTCAGCCAATTACCAGTGAATCACAACAAAAACAGCAGATCGCAGAAACGTTGCTCAAAGTATTGCAAACCCGTACTGGCTTACATGGTGAATTACTGGAACGGCTATTACCTTCGCGGGATGACTTACGCAGCCTTTATTTACAGCAACAAGCACCAAGGCAACAGCAAAGTCATGTGGCTGAATCCGTCACATCAACCCTCAACGTAGAGCCTTTTAGCATCGGTATTGATATCGACTTATTTAGCGACCTGCCCCTATCATCTGCTGTCCAGCCAACCATCACGCCCAGTGTCGAAAGTGATTATGAAACTGAATTTGCAGCGAGTGTGCATCGCTATTGGATCAATCATCTGCGGCGACTACCGGATAATGGCCCGTTGATTGAGTTATTAGGCATCAGGAAGCCGATCATTGAGATGTTATCCGCTGAGCTCATTACCGCGAGTATCCGGTTAGATATTGCTGGGCAGTTGGTCACCATTCTGGCAGACAGCGAGCAAGTGGGATTACATCGTGAAACTAAAGCAGATCGTCAAGTTTCACGTGCTTTGACTGTCTTGGGCGATTTTGTTGCTTGGATCGGTTTTTTGCAAATCAGTGAAGAGCTACGCCCTAATAGCCGTATTAATCGAGGCGCTAAGATTTTTGCCAAACCTCCTCAGTCAGCCTCCCCGTTGGGTGTTTCGCAGCGATTAACAAAACTCGCGCATACCCCAACCAATACGACTGCGTATTATATTTATGATTGGTTGGTAGGTTTAGGTGAAATGATTATTCATAACGAAGGATTTTCAGCTCGCAGTGAAATAACAGATCTACATCGTGAACAGTTAGCATCGATAGTCCTGTTGTTGAAAAATGATGGGCTGAAAATGGTGGGCTGAAACACGTTAAGCGCTGATGGAGATCATAGCCTCAACGGAAATAGAATGAATCATTCTCGGTCATATGCCGAGAGTGATTCACTACCGCCGTTTTTATTATGGCGCTATTACACATCAATTTTTATTGGCTAAAATTTTAATTAAGCCAAACGTTAATACCATTAATTCACTCACCATTAATATCTTATAATGCTCTAAGAACAATGATTCCTGGCGTATTTTTTACGTATTGTAGAAAAGGCGAATCAACAACTTTCATGTTTTTCTTCAATGAGGAGGCATTACGTAACATAGCACCCTCTGGAGTCATGATGAAAATGCCGGTATGCGTGACATCTAGCCCTTTTATTTTGGTGTAGATGCCAATGTAATCACCTGTTTTCAAATGGCTAATGACATCATCATTGATAAATTCGGCTGGAATAAAAGTAATATCCCGCTTAACAACACCGAGTGTTGGAATAAATTCGTCACCATTTTCTCGTTGATTTAAGTATTTAGTAATAGTAACAGTATGAGGGCTAATTTGTGCGGTGACATCTTGTGCATTTAATGGCTGTCTGTTTGACCAGTCACTAAAGAAATGCTTCCGATGTGTATAACTAATGTCATTGTTAACGTAACGTGTGCTGACTAGTTTTTTAATGAAATCAGATTGGCTCGTTGCAGAGCGTAGTGAATTGACATAATCAAGATAAGTAAAACAATCCAATCCTCTGAAATCAATGACCAACTTCTCCGGATTGGTTGATGAACCAACTAGCACGTTTGCTTTATAAGGTGTACCTAGAAACTCAGCTGATACTGCATCAATCATTTCACCTGGACGGGATGTATCAATTTTTTTTGCATGCGTATCGATGATATTAACAATACGACTTTCAGTATAACTATCAATGTCTGTAATGCCATCAGCACTAGTGGCATTTTTCACGTTGCACCCCATCAATGGTGCGATTAAAATCAAAAGTGATAATTTATGCATAATTCCCTTCTGCAATAGATCAAACGACTTTAATTCACCCACTTTAAGACTTTGAAATTAAACCGGCCCTCAACAAATCATGGGTTTATTGAATCAATCTGACATGATGAATTTACTTAATCCATTGTTTAAAATAA
The window above is part of the Yersinia massiliensis genome. Proteins encoded here:
- a CDS encoding DUF1460 domain-containing protein gives rise to the protein MHKLSLLILIAPLMGCNVKNATSADGITDIDSYTESRIVNIIDTHAKKIDTSRPGEMIDAVSAEFLGTPYKANVLVGSSTNPEKLVIDFRGLDCFTYLDYVNSLRSATSQSDFIKKLVSTRYVNNDISYTHRKHFFSDWSNRQPLNAQDVTAQISPHTVTITKYLNQRENGDEFIPTLGVVKRDITFIPAEFINDDVISHLKTGDYIGIYTKIKGLDVTHTGIFIMTPEGAMLRNASSLKKNMKVVDSPFLQYVKNTPGIIVLRAL
- a CDS encoding putative virulence factor, with the translated sequence MKSLTSKQLNSQLQQMAQGIEQTIGWVSKTRQHSVRLDTEADLLTIKLQRHRKKTRQLADSVLTAMTIGFFGQSSAGKQYLISALAADTNGRLETTLGGKTLDFWQQIKPSYQASGIVTRFNHQTGVLHESHPVLLSLLTEIDMARIVAGAYLLENQQNELDHSLDEQHIAEHLQQLTMRRQPCIIAGMSSDDVIGLWDSLARHDAHRQKKLEAHFWPAAVELAPYLNIDDRANLFSVLWAECLPMTDAYRHFAYTLQHLGGATQLLAPLSVLVDDTLLPANGIMNVATLNDLNTPADSHIHVLPWINNEASQSVTLSLAELTFLAIELQIPLPMSANKNAFESVDLVDFPDFSDTYNTPTTLGYAAYPLATRLSQSKNDFLLERYTDKQQVNLLLVCHAAATRDDVKTVGKALDYWVKQAQGENAQVRDRRNPGLIWALTPFDQRMSTDQPENGMSHHDEAVQRYVGNPGDSWGTLLALDARGVERMMTYLTQEIRRDIKTERIIEQYQELQRELTDNLLADWAQPITSESQQKQQIAETLLKVLQTRTGLHGELLERLLPSRDDLRSLYLQQQAPRQQQSHVAESVTSTLNVEPFSIGIDIDLFSDLPLSSAVQPTITPSVESDYETEFAASVHRYWINHLRRLPDNGPLIELLGIRKPIIEMLSAELITASIRLDIAGQLVTILADSEQVGLHRETKADRQVSRALTVLGDFVAWIGFLQISEELRPNSRINRGAKIFAKPPQSASPLGVSQRLTKLAHTPTNTTAYYIYDWLVGLGEMIIHNEGFSARSEITDLHREQLASIVLLLKNDGLKMVG